GTCGATGCCCCGTATGCTCCTTGCCTCTCGATAACGGGGACTGGTGGTCGAGGACTAGCGGTGCGAAGCGTGCACCCGACCGGAGCAAATATACTGCTGGTCGATGGTTCCGTCCGATTCGTCAGCAATGCCGTCAATCAGGTGACCTACAAGGCCTTGGGATCTCGAAATGGAGGAGAGGTACTTGGTGAATACTAGTGGCTTTCCCCGTTTTCCATTTCCCCACGTTCTCGTACGCCCCATTGGGCGTGCGCAAGGTATTTGAAGGTCGTCGAACGATGAAAAGTTTGTATTTCTTCGCCGTGTTTGCGGCTTGGTGTTTTGTTTCAGGCTGCGGAAGCGACTCAGGCCTGGTCACCTACACGGTCTCCGGCTTTGTCACATTCCAGGGAGAGCCGGTTGGAAAAGGAAGCGTCCTCTTGCTGCCCAAATCCGAGGAATTGCACATGACCTCCGGTAACTTTCATAACGGCAGCTATTCGTTGGAAGCCGAGGCCGGAGAATACCTGGTACAAATTACGGGCGTACGCGCGATACCTGGTAAGTTTACGAAGGATTCGGATGGCAACGACGTTCCTGTACTGGAGCAATACATACCGAAGACGTTCAACTCGAACTCGGAACTTACGATTCAAGTTGGACCTGATGCCACAGGGTCCTTTGACTTTGATTTGTAATAGATCATCTTGCGCGGTTTCTAATGAGGCCAGAGATGTCGATCCAATTGGGCAGGCCAATCTCCCTCGAGCGTCGTTACTGAGAAGTAGAAGCCCTTCGCGGTAACATCACGCGTGAACTCCACATCTAACCAACCACAGGGGAAATCATCAACGACCGTCGCGACGATGACTAACCATTGCCATTTCAGTTGTCCCTGCGGCAGGCGCTGCCAATCCCGAGAAGAAGCCAGCCGGAAAGCTACTCAACACGCGAGCTGCCGGATTTGGCATCGTTCGTTTGAATAAGAAATCAAGAGAAATCACCATGGAGTGTTGTCCGAGGAACGTCGACATCACGGCCGTCGGTGCCCAACAATACCCAGGCTGGCCGCGCACGATTTCCCAGTTCGACAACGACAATCCGCCCTCTTGGGGACAGCTTGGCGAAATGACGTTCGACGTCGAAAACCCGGTCGTTCAGTTGATCGACGCCGAAAGCGCCCAGGTCGATGGCGACCCGCGTCAAGTGACGCTGGGTCAGTAGCTCATCGAAAGCTTGGCACGTTGGCAAAGTTTCCCGAGTTTAAGCAATGATGTCGCGAATCACGTGGCCATGGACATCGGTTAACCGGCGGTCGATGCCGTTGTGACGTACCGTCAGGCGAGTGTGATCGATCCCCAGCAGGTGCAAGATCGTAGCGTGGATGTCATACCCTTGGGTCGCTCGATCCCGTAAGAGAGGCTTGTATCCCCATTGATCGGAAGGCCCATAGGTAGTCCCGCCACGGATGCCGCCACCGGCGAGCCAGTTGGTGAAGACGTAGGGGTTGTGATCGCGGCCGGTTCCGCCCTGCGAGGAAGGCATCCGTCCGAATTCCGTTGTCCAAAGAATGATGGTATCGTCGAGCATGCCTCGCTGTTTCAAATCTTGAATCAGCGCAGCCGAGCCGCGGGCCATCCCTTGAGCAAGCGGACCATGATCACGTTCGATGTTTTCGTGAGAATCCCAGTTTCGACGAGGGAAGCCATTGTCATTTCCTGACCAAATTTGCACGAACCGGACTCCTCTCTCCAGCAATCGTCGGGCGACCAGGCACTTCTTGCCGAATTCGACAGTCTCTTCTTGGGGATTGATCTTTGAGGGAAATTCAGCTGGCACCGAATCGAGGCCATACATTTTCAGGATGTGGTTGGGCTCGTCTGTCGTGTCGAATGCTTCGGGAGCCGCTAACTGCATCTTGGCGGCCAACTCGTAGCTCTGAATACGAGCATCCAATTGGGGGCCACCATCACGCTGCTGAGCGTGCTGCTGATTCAACTGGCGTAGGATTTGATGCCCCATTTGATCTCCCTTTTCGGTGACATAGTCACCATGCTGGGAGGGAAAGAGGTCCGTGATCGGAACGTCGCGAGAAGGATAGACGACGGTCCCTTGATGCCGGGATGACAGGAACATCGAATCCCAGTTTTTGGTACCGTTGGAAGCGAGGCCACGTCGGTCGGGCAGCACTACAAACGTCGGCAGGTTGTCATTAACGCTTCCCAGCCCATAGCTGACCCAAGATCCCATTGCCGGAAATCCTGGTCGGTCGAAACCGGTCGTTTGTAGCAAGGTCGCCTGACTATGCACGCCAGACTTGCCGACCACGTTGTGAATGAAAGCCATGTCATCAACAACCGGTGCAAGATCCGAGACAACTTCGCTTAGCATCTTGCCGCATTGACCATACGGCTGAAACTTCCAGACCGGCTTGAGCCACGGGCCTAAACCATTCTGGAATGCTTCGACGGGCTCGCCGAAATCGGAAGGCTGTCCGTGACGCTTTACCAGCTCAGGTTTGTGATCGAACAAATCGACATGACTAGCCGCGCCGGCCATGAATAGCTGAACAACACGTTTCGCTTTCGGAGGATGGTGGATAATGTGGCTATTGGGCTGGCTGCCCAGCAGTTGCTCCTGCTGGAGTAGACTCGCCAGCGCGATGCCCCCCAGACCTCCACCACTTTGCCATAGAAACTGGCGACGGGTCGGAAGCTCTTGGGGAATCGATCCATGAGGAAACGCAGAAGTTGCAGACACGTGTTCGACCTTTTCGAAGCGTTAATCGACGAGCACAAATTCGTTTAGATTGAGAATAAGACGACAGGTATTCGCCAAGCCATGTTGCTGGGCGTAGGTGGTTAACGCGTCCATTTCTTCGGAACGGGGCGATCTACCTAATGCCAATTCCATCGCCCGCGCGACCTGCTGGTCGAGGGAATCACGTTCCTCTTCAACCCGCTCGGCAAAGTGCTGTGCCATGACAATGGTCAGTTTGTTGTTCATCATCGAGAGCGCTTGCAGCGGAGTGATTGAATTGTTTCGCTGCGCGACTTGCATTGATGGATCGGCACAGTTGAAAACGGTCATGAACGGGTCGGTTTGAGACCGAACCAGGAACCGGTAGATGCTGCGACGATGTGATTTAGGATCGTCGGGGTCGTGTAAGTGATATTGGTAGTGAGGCGAGTGTTGCGGTTTCTCGATGACGAAATTCTGGAAGCTTGGCCCCCACATTTTAAGATCGAGCTTGCCTGCTACCGAGAGAACCGTGTCGCGAAGCTCTTCCGAATCGAGGTGACGGCGCTGAGCCCGCCAGAAGTAGCGATTGTTTTTGTCAACTTGATCGTATCGTGTGATGTCGTGGGATGACTGACGATAGGTGGCACTCAGCACGATCAGGCGGTGCATCTGCTTGAGCGACTGTCCGCCGTCGCGAAACTCCATCGCCAACCATTCCAGCAGTTCGGGATGCGTGGGCAGTTGTCCCATTCGTCCAAAGTCGTTGGGGGTGGCGACGATTGCCTGGCCCATGTGATACTGCCAAATGCGATTGACAATCGAGCGCCAGGTAAGTGGATTTCGAGAGTCGGTTAGCCAACGAGCCAATGCGGCGCGGCGCTGTCCCTCGGAGGAATCATCCTCCAGGTTGAGTTCTGCGGAAAGCCCTTCGATACAGTCCAGCGATTTGGGAGATACGACCGGCCCTGGAGTACTTACGTTGCCACGATAGAGCAATCGAATCTCACGCGGCTCGCCACCACTGGGCCCGGTGCCTCGGAAAGCGCCGCTACCATGATGTATCGAACCGGCGTAAATGTGATCCCTGGCGGGCAGACTTTCCAATTGTTGGTCGACTCTCGCGAGTTGGTCGGTAACCGCATCGTACCGTTGTTGCATCTCTGCCGGGACGGACTTCTCGAGAATCACTTTTCTTTGATCGTGCAGGGCTTGGACGACCGAATCGCTGGCCGGGGCGTTCGGATGGATATCATCCACCAAGTTTTTCAGGGCCCAGCGTACTGGCAACTCAATCGTTGTCGAGGCGGTAACCGGCTTGCCCAGCGCGACGTTGTTGCCGGCTTGATCAAAGACGCGTAACTCGGCAAGTGCGAAGATATAGTCATTCAGCCGGCTCGCCAGCCGCATCGCCGTAAAACGAACGTACCGGGCGCTGGTTTTGGAAGTTTTGAACGATTGGGGACGGAGCAATGGGTTGGGAACATTTGCTGCCGTGTGATCAAGCAGCATCGTTACGTCGCGATCGAACTGCGGGTTGTCGGAAACCTCGATCTTGAACCGTGGAGGGAAACCAAACCCAGCACCGATCCGGTTGTAATCATCGAAGCAGGCAATGTATTCCAGTTCCGAAATCGCGATCGATTTCTCCAGGTCAATTTGTACCCACTGAGACTGGTCGGGGGACGAAGCGATTTCGCTATGGTACCCATACTGAGGCGGGTGGCCATCCGATGGCTTTTCATGAGCCGCGATTTTCTGATCGAGGCGAGCCAGCTCACTGCCTCCCAGTTTCTGAATCGTCGACTTGATCTCGGCTTGCTGCTTGGCAAACGTCTCTTTCTGAGACGTTAATTCTTCCCATTTTCGATTCAGGTCAGGGTCTCGGAAGTAGGCTTTGTCGGTTCGGTCGATTGCCGCGAATACCGATTGAAGCGAGTAATAGTCTTCTTGGGAAATCGGGTCGAATTTATGATCGTGGCACTGGGCGCAGCCGACGGTCACACTGTTAAACGTCATCATGGTATTCTGCACCATATCGTCCCGATCGAGGTGGCGTGCGATCTTGCCGTCGGTCTTCGATTCAGGTACTTCGACATGGCCGATGAAGTCCCATGGTCCCGCTGCCAGAAAACCCAACCCCTCAATTCCGTCGGCAGTCCCGGGAAACAGGACATCGCCTGCAATTTGTTCCTGGATAAAGCGGGAATAGGGCTTGTCTTCGTTCAACGACCGTATGACATAGTCGCGATAAGGCCAAGCATTCGGCCGTGGCTTGTCTTTGTCATAGCCATGGGTTTCGCCGAAATGGACAAGGTCTAGCCAATGCCGCGCCCAGCGTTCACCGTAGTGCGGTGAGGCGAGCAACGAGTCGACCAAACGCTGGTAGGCATCCGGATCGGGATCGGATACAAACGAATCAATTTCCTCGGGCGTCGGAGGCAGGCCGATCAAGTCGAAGTAAATTCGACGAATAAGCGTTCGACGGTCCGCTTCCGGTGAAGGAGATAAGCCCAGTTGGGCATGCTTTCGAGCAACGAAGTTGTCGATCGGTGTACGCACCCAAGCAGCTTGGGATGGATCCAACTTCGGCAATGGCACCGCAACAAGGGGGCTAAGCGACCACCATCGCGGTGGCGTAAGCGTTTGCTTTTTCGGCCAGGGAGCTCCTGCTTGAATCCAATCACGTACTGCCTGGACTTCTGCCGGAGAAAGAGGGTCTCCCGACTTGGGCATGGCGGCGCCGTGTTGATCAGGGGTAATCAGCTCCAGAAGATAGCTGGAGTCCGGCTCGTGTTGAATGATGACAGGGCCGCTTTCACCGCCCTCCAATGCCTGTTGAGCATGTTGAAGGGAAAGTCCGCCCTTGAGGTTATCATCGCTGTGACAAGAGACACACTTGTTTTCAAAGATCGCCGCGACTTCGCGCGGCATTGGTGGGGTTTCGGCGAGTGCTTCCAACGAACTGACAAGACAGAACAAACAAAGG
This is a stretch of genomic DNA from Bremerella alba. It encodes these proteins:
- a CDS encoding DUF1501 domain-containing protein; the encoded protein is MSATSAFPHGSIPQELPTRRQFLWQSGGGLGGIALASLLQQEQLLGSQPNSHIIHHPPKAKRVVQLFMAGAASHVDLFDHKPELVKRHGQPSDFGEPVEAFQNGLGPWLKPVWKFQPYGQCGKMLSEVVSDLAPVVDDMAFIHNVVGKSGVHSQATLLQTTGFDRPGFPAMGSWVSYGLGSVNDNLPTFVVLPDRRGLASNGTKNWDSMFLSSRHQGTVVYPSRDVPITDLFPSQHGDYVTEKGDQMGHQILRQLNQQHAQQRDGGPQLDARIQSYELAAKMQLAAPEAFDTTDEPNHILKMYGLDSVPAEFPSKINPQEETVEFGKKCLVARRLLERGVRFVQIWSGNDNGFPRRNWDSHENIERDHGPLAQGMARGSAALIQDLKQRGMLDDTIILWTTEFGRMPSSQGGTGRDHNPYVFTNWLAGGGIRGGTTYGPSDQWGYKPLLRDRATQGYDIHATILHLLGIDHTRLTVRHNGIDRRLTDVHGHVIRDIIA
- a CDS encoding DUF1553 domain-containing protein → MLRLTYFPMSLCLFCLVSSLEALAETPPMPREVAAIFENKCVSCHSDDNLKGGLSLQHAQQALEGGESGPVIIQHEPDSSYLLELITPDQHGAAMPKSGDPLSPAEVQAVRDWIQAGAPWPKKQTLTPPRWWSLSPLVAVPLPKLDPSQAAWVRTPIDNFVARKHAQLGLSPSPEADRRTLIRRIYFDLIGLPPTPEEIDSFVSDPDPDAYQRLVDSLLASPHYGERWARHWLDLVHFGETHGYDKDKPRPNAWPYRDYVIRSLNEDKPYSRFIQEQIAGDVLFPGTADGIEGLGFLAAGPWDFIGHVEVPESKTDGKIARHLDRDDMVQNTMMTFNSVTVGCAQCHDHKFDPISQEDYYSLQSVFAAIDRTDKAYFRDPDLNRKWEELTSQKETFAKQQAEIKSTIQKLGGSELARLDQKIAAHEKPSDGHPPQYGYHSEIASSPDQSQWVQIDLEKSIAISELEYIACFDDYNRIGAGFGFPPRFKIEVSDNPQFDRDVTMLLDHTAANVPNPLLRPQSFKTSKTSARYVRFTAMRLASRLNDYIFALAELRVFDQAGNNVALGKPVTASTTIELPVRWALKNLVDDIHPNAPASDSVVQALHDQRKVILEKSVPAEMQQRYDAVTDQLARVDQQLESLPARDHIYAGSIHHGSGAFRGTGPSGGEPREIRLLYRGNVSTPGPVVSPKSLDCIEGLSAELNLEDDSSEGQRRAALARWLTDSRNPLTWRSIVNRIWQYHMGQAIVATPNDFGRMGQLPTHPELLEWLAMEFRDGGQSLKQMHRLIVLSATYRQSSHDITRYDQVDKNNRYFWRAQRRHLDSEELRDTVLSVAGKLDLKMWGPSFQNFVIEKPQHSPHYQYHLHDPDDPKSHRRSIYRFLVRSQTDPFMTVFNCADPSMQVAQRNNSITPLQALSMMNNKLTIVMAQHFAERVEEERDSLDQQVARAMELALGRSPRSEEMDALTTYAQQHGLANTCRLILNLNEFVLVD